In one Leptospira fletcheri genomic region, the following are encoded:
- the lep gene encoding LipL41-expression chaperone Lep, with protein sequence MIAATNNRVSYFFGRGKSGRFTSAFLFCVLVVFLTACFRTKPKPEECADAQIHIVKLIADDESMPKQVQALMLRSILKPEMNEAIVNHCIQHKTLKQVQCEQNATKFSELNVCKKYGTPEEPPPAGKVSGA encoded by the coding sequence ATGATAGCGGCGACAAATAATCGCGTTTCCTACTTTTTCGGAAGAGGGAAAAGCGGACGGTTTACGTCCGCTTTTCTTTTTTGTGTCCTAGTCGTCTTCCTGACGGCGTGTTTTAGGACCAAACCGAAACCGGAAGAGTGTGCGGATGCCCAAATCCATATCGTCAAGCTGATCGCGGACGACGAAAGTATGCCTAAACAGGTGCAGGCATTGATGCTTCGGAGTATCTTAAAACCGGAGATGAACGAGGCTATCGTAAACCATTGCATACAGCATAAAACCTTGAAACAGGTGCAGTGCGAACAGAATGCGACTAAATTTTCGGAATTGAATGTTTGCAAAAAATACGGAACCCCGGAAGAGCCGCCTCCCGCAGGAAAAGTATCCGGCGCCTAA
- a CDS encoding lipoprotein LipL41 encodes MKKIASLLFAGALVFSLSNCADTVDVEYPVFPKNKDGRQLQKFLGSIRNVGLAVEKPQKSLWETVFGAGSSFIDQMPAKVFEAFDKESYYRLIDLSKRADALNEATLSLTGITKNRAKIGNMLGAEAILYIGYQKPYTECGSEMMVDYGAAAMKVGGALASMATGKNIDTSGSGPVTKQTGIRYMLIPLDATLIKVETGEVKKAVVSNPAKVDAGVGNLACPSVLDSFGKALDQAAGYIKERLSPLVKTERISVYTKDEDPEVAGYLDDGYQEIKGETPSFKKAKEAWEKADKKAGGKSGAAKANIGTYYFSAGDFEKAIKYYEDAMKLPGVNKNEIRELRKRVEAAAAVDDSGDK; translated from the coding sequence ATGAAAAAAATCGCTTCTCTGCTTTTTGCTGGAGCGTTGGTATTCTCACTTTCCAACTGCGCAGACACCGTAGACGTAGAATATCCCGTTTTCCCAAAAAATAAAGACGGACGCCAATTACAAAAATTCCTTGGCTCCATTCGTAACGTTGGTTTGGCCGTGGAAAAACCCCAAAAGAGTCTTTGGGAAACCGTTTTCGGAGCAGGTTCAAGCTTTATCGATCAAATGCCGGCGAAAGTTTTCGAAGCATTCGATAAAGAATCCTACTACAGACTGATCGATTTGAGCAAACGTGCTGACGCACTGAACGAGGCTACCTTGAGTCTCACCGGTATCACCAAAAACCGTGCAAAAATCGGAAACATGCTGGGCGCGGAAGCCATTCTATACATCGGATACCAAAAACCTTATACGGAATGCGGTAGTGAGATGATGGTGGACTACGGAGCTGCAGCGATGAAAGTCGGTGGCGCTCTCGCTTCCATGGCTACCGGTAAAAATATCGACACCAGCGGTAGCGGACCGGTGACCAAACAAACCGGAATTCGTTATATGCTGATCCCTCTGGACGCTACTTTGATTAAAGTAGAAACCGGAGAGGTTAAAAAAGCCGTGGTTTCCAACCCTGCAAAAGTAGACGCAGGAGTAGGTAACTTGGCATGTCCTTCCGTACTGGATTCTTTCGGTAAGGCGTTGGACCAAGCAGCAGGCTATATTAAGGAACGTCTTTCTCCGCTGGTGAAAACCGAAAGGATCAGCGTTTATACGAAAGACGAAGATCCCGAAGTAGCAGGTTATCTGGACGACGGATACCAAGAGATTAAAGGAGAAACTCCTAGCTTCAAAAAAGCGAAAGAGGCTTGGGAAAAAGCAGACAAGAAAGCCGGAGGAAAATCCGGAGCTGCAAAAGCCAATATCGGAACCTATTACTTCTCTGCCGGAGATTTTGAAAAAGCGATCAAGTATTACGAAGACGCTATGAAACTCCCAGGTGTGAACAAGAACGAGATTAGAGAACTTCGCAAACGCGTCGAAGCGGCAGCAGCCGTCGATGATAGCGGCGACAAATAA
- a CDS encoding uracil-DNA glycosylase family protein encodes MSLPLEFQNHIDTLLHCRRCPKMEGNPVQGCIANAKIMSIGQAPGIHEERYGRPFAYTAGKTLFKWFSSIGIEEELYRSKVNMAAVCRCFPGKAKSGDRKPDPSEIENCSGFLAFEVRFNEPELVIPIGKLAIDQLHAEKKYKLEDVIGKKFRREFHGVELDWIPLPHPSGLNVWNHTQEGKILIAKALDLIRKHPAVERELLKF; translated from the coding sequence ATGTCCTTACCTCTAGAATTCCAAAATCACATAGACACCCTTCTCCATTGCAGAAGATGCCCGAAGATGGAAGGAAATCCTGTCCAAGGCTGTATCGCGAACGCGAAGATCATGAGTATAGGTCAGGCCCCGGGGATACACGAGGAAAGATACGGAAGACCCTTCGCTTATACTGCCGGGAAAACACTCTTCAAATGGTTCTCCTCGATCGGCATCGAAGAAGAACTCTATCGATCGAAAGTGAATATGGCTGCAGTCTGCCGTTGCTTTCCCGGAAAGGCGAAAAGCGGAGACAGAAAGCCGGATCCTTCGGAGATCGAAAATTGCTCCGGTTTCTTGGCCTTCGAGGTCAGATTCAACGAACCAGAATTAGTGATCCCGATCGGGAAACTCGCGATCGACCAATTGCACGCGGAGAAAAAATACAAACTCGAGGACGTAATCGGAAAAAAATTCAGAAGAGAATTTCACGGCGTCGAGCTGGACTGGATCCCTCTTCCTCATCCTTCCGGTTTGAATGTTTGGAACCATACTCAGGAAGGAAAAATCCTGATCGCCAAAGCGTTGGATCTAATCCGAAAACACCCCGCCGTCGAGCGTGAGCTCTTAAAGTTCTAG
- a CDS encoding B12-binding domain-containing radical SAM protein — MAKLKLVQLPVPPPTAFAATGNVPLAAGCLAVSARENGLEKKGLEVEVLDPSVTDLEGDTSLADRIARNEPEFVGFSLYLWNSERSLHLAREVKNRSPKTKILIGGPEVNPDNPFVLSETGYDIAVSGEAENTFARLLAALLEREDIGVVPNVAVRGKDGRMGPFSQEENAAFPLTAYPSPYLAGFVPVDPSRSTYLETVRGCRSQCTYCFYPKSSNVLRTLNIPETIGLVRGLKEKGARELVFLDPTFNHRPGFEEFLDSIIEVNSDRQMSMFGELRSEGITEKIADKLAAAGFDRIELGMQSINKETLKRVKRYGSPEKVAEAARMLADRGIELLLDLIIGLPGDGPEDVLEGIDFFFEKGLGEWVQVFPLSVLPGTAMRKDAEREGLIYLSKPPYRIIRTPNFSPEDLASTLFRSEDRLDRRLDETPRPFLADFDPSMRDVFVFSENGGRDEGITDFSVPGSRHIAVWWKGKNLESSKKEFFSKLRVRLLKDPYTVTDVVLYPREPFSPKLINEIMMEFSAIPASYLSRTLAHRGENMLHRIVLVLPENVSFPEEWLDDISEYLPVFREMKWEDAVRKSGELGGEFPGARILDQEFHEGAWEALSESADPEAVLFANRNLEKKWCWEVLGYSEK, encoded by the coding sequence ATGGCAAAATTAAAACTCGTCCAACTTCCGGTCCCTCCACCGACCGCGTTTGCCGCCACGGGGAACGTTCCCTTGGCCGCAGGCTGCCTGGCAGTCTCCGCGAGGGAGAACGGTCTGGAAAAGAAAGGCTTGGAAGTGGAGGTCCTGGATCCCTCCGTCACGGACTTGGAGGGAGACACGAGTCTCGCAGATAGAATCGCCCGGAACGAACCGGAGTTTGTCGGCTTTTCCCTTTACCTTTGGAATTCCGAAAGGAGTCTCCACTTGGCGCGGGAGGTAAAAAACCGTTCCCCAAAAACAAAAATCCTGATCGGCGGTCCGGAGGTAAATCCGGACAATCCGTTTGTCCTTTCGGAAACGGGATACGACATTGCGGTTTCCGGAGAAGCGGAAAATACGTTTGCCAGACTCTTGGCGGCTTTACTGGAACGCGAGGATATCGGTGTCGTTCCGAATGTGGCGGTACGGGGGAAAGACGGTAGAATGGGGCCTTTTTCCCAGGAAGAAAACGCGGCATTTCCTTTGACTGCGTATCCTTCTCCTTATTTGGCCGGTTTCGTTCCTGTGGATCCGTCCCGTTCCACGTATTTGGAAACGGTTCGGGGCTGTAGATCCCAATGCACGTATTGTTTTTATCCGAAAAGCAGTAACGTACTTAGAACATTAAATATTCCTGAAACGATCGGTTTGGTACGAGGCTTGAAGGAAAAGGGTGCCCGAGAGCTGGTCTTTCTGGATCCTACCTTCAACCATAGACCGGGTTTCGAGGAATTTTTAGACTCGATCATAGAGGTGAATTCCGACCGACAGATGAGTATGTTCGGCGAGCTGCGTTCGGAAGGGATCACGGAAAAAATCGCGGACAAACTCGCCGCTGCCGGATTCGATAGGATCGAACTCGGCATGCAATCGATCAATAAGGAAACTCTAAAGCGTGTCAAACGTTACGGCAGTCCCGAAAAGGTTGCCGAAGCGGCTAGGATGTTGGCGGACCGAGGGATCGAACTTTTGTTGGATTTGATCATCGGGCTTCCGGGAGATGGTCCAGAGGACGTTCTCGAGGGGATCGATTTCTTTTTCGAAAAAGGTTTGGGGGAATGGGTGCAGGTTTTTCCCTTGTCTGTGCTTCCCGGGACGGCAATGAGAAAGGATGCGGAACGGGAAGGTTTGATTTATCTTTCAAAACCTCCTTATCGGATCATACGCACTCCGAATTTCTCTCCGGAAGACCTCGCTTCCACTCTCTTCCGCTCGGAAGATCGTTTGGATCGGCGATTGGACGAGACTCCTAGGCCTTTTCTTGCCGATTTCGATCCGAGCATGAGGGACGTATTCGTTTTTTCGGAAAACGGAGGGAGGGACGAGGGGATAACAGATTTCTCCGTTCCGGGTTCTCGGCATATCGCCGTTTGGTGGAAGGGAAAGAATTTGGAATCGAGCAAAAAGGAATTCTTTTCGAAACTGAGGGTCAGGCTTCTCAAGGATCCATACACCGTTACGGACGTCGTCCTTTATCCTAGGGAACCTTTTTCCCCCAAGTTAATTAACGAAATCATGATGGAGTTTTCCGCAATTCCGGCATCCTATCTTTCCAGGACCTTAGCGCACCGGGGAGAAAACATGCTGCATAGAATCGTGCTTGTGCTGCCGGAAAACGTTTCATTTCCCGAAGAATGGCTGGACGATATTTCGGAATATCTGCCCGTTTTCCGGGAAATGAAATGGGAGGATGCCGTTCGAAAATCCGGCGAACTGGGAGGAGAGTTTCCCGGCGCAAGGATTCTCGATCAGGAATTTCATGAAGGGGCCTGGGAGGCTTTGTCGGAGAGTGCCGATCCAGAAGCGGTTCTATTTGCAAATCGGAATCTGGAAAAAAAATGGTGCTGGGAAGTTCTAGGATATTCGGAAAAATAA
- the galK gene encoding galactokinase: MSGPKTEELIRILNSLPQSPKAGRIRLFSAPGRINIIGEHVDYIGGIVLPAAIDFRISAAVRTNGTNLLRIYSLDYDSWKISEALEYDPIQTWSNYVLGVASEAKKIGLPVRGFDLAFGGNIPQGAGLSSSAALEVVTAYSLSELFGWNLSKTKIALLGQSAENGFVGVNCGIMDQFVISVAKPESCISLDTETLEYEYFPLEWKDCELVLIDSKVKHSLKDSSYNDRRTETESALEKLKKTRPTLTSLYRAEEEWLSETRELTPQEMSRALHVIGERKRTHNVIHGLQKGDVLEVGKSLYSCHDSLSRLFEVSCPETDSIVDWMKGKDVIGARMIGGGFGGCVLVLDRIGRVSSLFSECNDAYSRKFGISAEIYPIKISEGVREER, translated from the coding sequence ATGTCAGGTCCAAAAACGGAAGAACTGATCCGCATTTTGAATTCCCTTCCGCAGTCTCCCAAGGCTGGACGAATCCGTCTTTTTTCGGCCCCGGGTAGAATCAATATCATCGGCGAGCATGTCGATTACATCGGAGGAATCGTTTTACCTGCCGCAATCGATTTCCGAATCTCTGCGGCGGTTAGGACGAACGGAACGAATCTTCTTCGGATATATTCTTTAGATTACGACTCTTGGAAAATCTCCGAAGCTCTCGAGTATGACCCGATCCAAACCTGGTCCAATTACGTCTTGGGAGTCGCATCCGAAGCGAAAAAGATCGGCTTGCCCGTCCGAGGATTCGATCTCGCATTCGGAGGAAACATCCCCCAAGGAGCCGGACTTTCCTCGTCGGCGGCATTGGAAGTGGTAACTGCTTATTCCCTTTCGGAACTGTTCGGGTGGAACCTCTCCAAAACGAAGATCGCACTCTTGGGACAATCGGCCGAAAACGGATTTGTCGGAGTCAACTGCGGAATTATGGACCAGTTCGTCATCTCCGTGGCAAAGCCGGAGAGCTGTATTTCTTTGGATACGGAAACTCTGGAATACGAGTATTTTCCGCTGGAATGGAAGGATTGTGAACTGGTTCTCATCGATTCCAAAGTAAAGCATAGCCTAAAAGACAGCAGTTACAACGACCGAAGAACGGAAACCGAATCCGCCCTGGAAAAACTGAAGAAAACCCGGCCGACATTGACTTCCCTGTACCGTGCCGAGGAAGAATGGTTGAGTGAAACAAGGGAGCTCACTCCACAGGAAATGTCGAGAGCTTTGCACGTAATCGGGGAACGCAAAAGAACACATAACGTGATTCATGGCTTGCAGAAAGGAGACGTTCTCGAGGTGGGGAAATCCTTATATTCCTGCCACGACTCCCTTTCTCGCCTCTTCGAGGTCTCCTGTCCGGAGACGGATTCTATCGTGGATTGGATGAAGGGAAAGGACGTCATAGGCGCCAGAATGATCGGCGGAGGATTCGGAGGTTGCGTTCTCGTACTGGATCGGATCGGCCGCGTGTCTTCCCTTTTTTCCGAATGTAACGACGCTTATTCCCGGAAATTCGGGATTTCCGCCGAGATTTATCCGATTAAAATTTCGGAAGGAGTCCGCGAAGAACGCTAA
- the nadA gene encoding quinolinate synthase NadA produces MKTAEEIRRSLESTYMSHEIDEKLPLIEEINRLKKEKNAVLLGHNYMTPDIFHGVSDIVGDSLYLSKVAADTEAEIILFNGVHFMAETAKLMSPEKKVLIADLKAGCSLAESITRKDVQDLKAKYPGIPVVTYVNCTAEVKAETDVCCTSANAVQIVNSLDSDEVIFLPDEYLAGNVRNQTKKKIISFPGRCMVHEMYSPEDILSVRRQWPGVTVISHPECKEDVVAVSDFSGSTSQMAKFIKDSGAKDVFLVTECSMGDNLRAEFPERSFVSSCRTCPHMKKITLEKIRDALLYERYEITLDPEVIEKGRMAVQRMLDISYK; encoded by the coding sequence ATGAAAACCGCAGAAGAAATTCGTAGATCACTGGAATCTACGTATATGAGCCACGAGATCGATGAGAAACTCCCTTTGATTGAGGAAATCAACCGTCTCAAAAAGGAAAAGAATGCCGTTCTTTTAGGTCACAATTACATGACTCCCGATATTTTTCACGGAGTGTCGGATATCGTCGGGGATTCTTTATATCTCAGCAAGGTTGCGGCGGATACGGAGGCGGAAATCATCCTTTTTAACGGAGTTCATTTCATGGCAGAGACCGCTAAGCTTATGTCTCCCGAAAAAAAGGTCCTCATTGCGGACCTGAAAGCGGGATGTTCCCTAGCGGAAAGTATTACCCGGAAGGACGTCCAAGACCTAAAAGCCAAATATCCTGGAATTCCGGTCGTCACTTATGTGAATTGTACTGCGGAGGTGAAGGCCGAAACGGATGTCTGTTGTACCTCCGCAAACGCCGTCCAGATCGTGAATTCGTTGGATTCCGACGAAGTGATCTTTTTACCCGACGAATATTTGGCGGGGAATGTCCGGAACCAGACCAAAAAGAAAATCATTTCCTTTCCCGGGCGTTGCATGGTTCATGAAATGTACTCTCCCGAAGATATCCTTTCCGTTCGGAGACAATGGCCCGGAGTCACAGTAATTTCCCATCCCGAATGCAAAGAAGACGTGGTTGCAGTCTCCGATTTCTCCGGTTCCACATCTCAGATGGCCAAATTCATTAAGGACTCCGGGGCCAAAGATGTGTTTCTGGTTACGGAATGTTCTATGGGAGACAATTTACGCGCGGAATTTCCCGAGAGAAGTTTCGTCTCTTCTTGCCGCACCTGCCCTCACATGAAGAAAATCACCTTGGAAAAGATCCGGGATGCTCTTTTGTACGAACGCTACGAAATAACGTTGGATCCGGAAGTGATCGAAAAAGGAAGAATGGCGGTTCAGAGAATGTTGGATATCAGTTATAAATGA
- a CDS encoding glucose-6-phosphate isomerase — MTFALEFKDRFASEFLGKDPKNELWKDAGIALENLISGKGKGSDFLGWVRYPQRLLSSEIERIVSEAERIRSQSETVVLIGIGGSYLGAKAVIDATKPHFFRPKIGSPEIIYAGHHLDGRYHSELLKYLETREFSINVISKSGTTTEPALAFRLLWNLAKRKYGDKAPQRVIATTDSKKGALRKMSDVLGFSTFSIPDDVGGRYSVSTPVGLVPIAIAGIDIRAFVAGFRGAADHLLSKTSPEENLSCRYAVLRNRFYREGRNIEVLSNFTPSLSTLTEWWKQLYGESEGKDGKGIFPAGVNLTTDLHSMGQYLQEGERNLFETVLRPEETAEDPVIPTDEDDLDGLNFLAGKPMREVNRQAILGTLAAHSEGNVPCIEICFPDTGPEYLGNLMYFFELACGISGSLSGVNPFDQPGVEAYKRNMFALLGKSGFEELREKLRAKGI; from the coding sequence ATGACTTTTGCTTTGGAATTCAAAGATCGCTTTGCCTCCGAGTTTTTAGGGAAGGATCCTAAAAACGAATTGTGGAAGGACGCCGGGATCGCGCTGGAGAATTTAATTTCGGGGAAGGGAAAGGGGAGCGATTTCTTAGGGTGGGTCCGTTACCCGCAAAGGCTTTTATCATCGGAGATAGAAAGAATCGTATCGGAAGCGGAACGAATCCGGAGCCAATCCGAAACCGTAGTACTGATCGGAATCGGGGGCTCCTATCTCGGGGCTAAGGCGGTGATAGACGCAACCAAACCGCATTTTTTCCGGCCGAAGATCGGATCTCCCGAAATCATCTATGCCGGTCATCATTTGGACGGTAGATACCATTCCGAATTGTTGAAATATCTGGAAACTAGGGAATTTTCGATCAACGTAATATCGAAGTCGGGAACGACGACGGAACCTGCCTTGGCTTTCCGATTGCTCTGGAATCTCGCAAAGAGAAAATACGGAGACAAGGCTCCGCAAAGGGTGATCGCGACCACTGATTCGAAGAAAGGAGCCTTGCGGAAAATGTCGGATGTTCTCGGGTTTTCCACATTCTCCATTCCTGACGATGTGGGGGGACGGTACTCCGTTTCGACTCCCGTGGGTCTGGTTCCGATCGCGATTGCAGGGATCGACATTCGCGCTTTCGTCGCCGGGTTCCGTGGAGCTGCGGATCATCTTTTAAGTAAAACTTCGCCCGAAGAGAATCTTTCCTGCAGATATGCGGTTTTGAGGAACCGATTCTATCGCGAAGGAAGGAACATAGAAGTCCTTTCGAATTTTACACCTTCATTAAGTACTCTTACCGAATGGTGGAAGCAACTGTACGGAGAGAGCGAGGGGAAAGACGGAAAAGGAATCTTTCCGGCCGGAGTCAACTTGACTACGGATCTGCACTCTATGGGGCAATACCTTCAGGAAGGGGAACGGAATTTGTTCGAGACGGTGCTTCGTCCGGAAGAGACCGCCGAAGATCCTGTGATTCCCACGGACGAAGACGATCTGGACGGTTTGAATTTTTTGGCGGGAAAACCGATGAGGGAAGTGAATCGGCAGGCGATTTTGGGGACCTTGGCCGCACATTCGGAGGGAAACGTTCCCTGTATCGAAATTTGTTTTCCGGATACCGGTCCAGAATATCTAGGAAATCTAATGTATTTTTTCGAGCTGGCGTGCGGTATTTCCGGCAGCTTATCGGGCGTAAACCCTTTCGACCAACCGGGAGTGGAGGCCTATAAGAGAAACATGTTTGCGCTTTTGGGAAAATCCGGCTTCGAGGAGCTGAGGGAAAAGTTAAGAGCAAAAGGAATATGA
- a CDS encoding helix-hairpin-helix domain-containing protein translates to MVREAILKEFRTLPGVGKVIAEDLWNLGVRGKEDLAGRNPEKLYDELCDLQGTKVDRCMLYVFRCAVYVSATPVPDPNRTKWWNWKDKTEFPS, encoded by the coding sequence ATGGTGCGCGAAGCTATTCTGAAAGAATTCAGGACTTTACCAGGTGTGGGAAAGGTGATTGCGGAAGATTTGTGGAATCTAGGCGTCCGCGGAAAAGAGGATTTGGCGGGACGGAACCCTGAAAAACTCTACGACGAACTTTGCGATCTGCAAGGGACGAAAGTGGACAGATGCATGTTATACGTTTTTCGGTGCGCTGTTTACGTTTCGGCGACTCCCGTTCCGGATCCGAATCGCACGAAATGGTGGAATTGGAAAGATAAAACCGAATTTCCTTCCTAG
- a CDS encoding STAS domain-containing protein, with amino-acid sequence MAETPFNLDSKEFDHDAPELGVFLDPNHTPLGLPQDAVVVRIAGEINLYSAQIMKEKFFHLLDRGFLYLLVNMESVKYIDSSGLGVFMATHSRLVKMGKGGIAVFSPSSQVNKILELTKLKSLIKVGATSAEAWKLLAP; translated from the coding sequence ATGGCGGAAACTCCCTTTAATTTAGATAGCAAGGAATTCGATCATGATGCACCCGAATTGGGGGTTTTTCTGGATCCGAATCATACACCGCTTGGGCTCCCGCAAGATGCGGTGGTTGTAAGGATAGCGGGAGAAATCAATTTGTATTCCGCACAGATCATGAAGGAGAAATTCTTTCACCTCCTGGATCGCGGCTTCCTGTATCTTTTGGTGAATATGGAGAGCGTGAAATACATAGACTCTTCCGGTCTCGGAGTGTTTATGGCGACGCATTCCCGTTTGGTTAAAATGGGAAAAGGTGGGATCGCGGTTTTTTCCCCTTCATCCCAAGTGAATAAGATCCTGGAACTTACCAAACTCAAAAGTCTGATCAAGGTGGGTGCCACTTCCGCCGAAGCCTGGAAATTGCTCGCGCCTTGA
- a CDS encoding serine hydrolase domain-containing protein, with protein MFRKAILSFLFLTVLSCGSSVAVRPAAGIAGNYDYLHDVVMQKLRERIRQEEIVGIGFAITDGSGKSIVGGLGKASSERPVQENTIFKVGSLSKIFTGIAVLQLAENGKVILDDPAERYIPELKGVSSRFPEAKPFTVRQLLTHHSGLPSDVFEDWMLSDHSLDKSPYNELPPLLQGIHLTRPPNTAFAYSNLGFSLLSIIVERTSGYSFEEYMRRFVFDPAGMKNTSFFDDLPEAQKSEGYSGWLWKTETKVPKLRDLAATSLSTTPEDMNSFIKALFTKAGKGNKLMTGRSLSEFYEKQNKGIERDLDFEIGLPLWRFLDSRGNLMFAGHGGDLPPFSSYLLLDPENQTGVFLVSNTLSSGSTGLEELAIEFLSTLSEVKTGRRQNLRVKTKMEKNPGPEQIRVWKKWEGYYASPFGLHKLDFGKKNPKLTMFSSEFSLQPLMNGDFLPKIPTLFGLFDRDRENLDKIRISLHEFSKQPALAFSTTQIPKGGMLGLAEKVEPYPLTSEWHDRMETYKPECADPEDILEKLQFSYDEDTGFIMMNMSLRIPGVANRSVFPVRPLSKNTLIVLGHGRNLGDTLSFELDEKGGELLSYSGYRMRKVKLHHETSRVHLPPSKTACTSNRTLSRLLKNLHLHTLSISKQRE; from the coding sequence ATGTTTCGGAAAGCGATTTTATCCTTTCTCTTCCTGACGGTTTTATCGTGTGGAAGTTCCGTCGCAGTCAGACCCGCCGCCGGCATCGCAGGGAACTACGATTATCTTCATGATGTCGTGATGCAAAAATTACGAGAAAGGATTAGGCAGGAAGAAATCGTAGGTATAGGTTTCGCGATTACCGACGGCTCGGGAAAGTCCATCGTAGGAGGATTAGGAAAAGCCTCTTCCGAAAGACCGGTTCAGGAAAATACCATCTTTAAAGTAGGATCCCTTTCCAAAATATTCACCGGGATCGCGGTTTTACAATTAGCGGAAAACGGAAAAGTGATCTTGGACGACCCCGCCGAGAGATATATTCCCGAATTGAAAGGCGTATCTTCCCGGTTTCCGGAAGCGAAACCGTTTACGGTCCGTCAACTTCTCACTCACCATTCCGGCTTACCTTCGGACGTCTTCGAAGACTGGATGCTATCGGACCATTCCTTGGACAAATCCCCTTACAACGAATTGCCCCCCCTTTTACAGGGCATCCACCTAACGCGTCCTCCGAACACTGCGTTCGCATACAGCAATCTGGGCTTTTCCCTCTTAAGCATCATCGTGGAGAGGACAAGCGGTTACAGTTTCGAGGAATATATGAGGAGATTCGTATTCGACCCGGCGGGCATGAAGAATACGAGTTTTTTCGACGATTTACCTGAGGCTCAAAAATCCGAAGGCTATTCCGGATGGCTGTGGAAGACGGAAACCAAGGTCCCGAAACTCAGGGATTTGGCGGCTACTTCGTTATCCACGACTCCCGAAGATATGAATTCGTTTATCAAAGCCCTATTTACGAAGGCCGGTAAAGGAAATAAACTGATGACCGGTAGAAGCCTTTCGGAATTTTACGAAAAACAAAATAAAGGAATAGAGAGGGACTTGGATTTCGAGATCGGCCTCCCTTTGTGGAGATTCCTAGATTCGCGCGGAAATCTCATGTTTGCAGGGCACGGAGGTGACCTGCCCCCTTTTTCCTCCTACCTACTCCTGGATCCGGAAAACCAAACCGGAGTCTTCTTGGTTTCCAATACTTTAAGTAGCGGATCGACTGGACTGGAGGAACTCGCGATCGAATTTTTATCCACGCTTTCCGAAGTCAAAACCGGGCGTAGGCAAAATCTTCGTGTAAAAACGAAAATGGAAAAAAATCCCGGACCGGAGCAGATCAGAGTGTGGAAAAAGTGGGAAGGATATTACGCTTCCCCCTTCGGCTTACACAAGCTCGACTTCGGGAAAAAAAATCCTAAACTCACGATGTTCTCCTCGGAATTTTCCCTCCAACCTCTGATGAACGGGGATTTCTTGCCGAAAATCCCGACACTCTTCGGGTTGTTCGACCGGGATCGTGAAAATCTGGATAAGATTCGGATCTCTCTGCACGAATTCTCGAAGCAACCCGCCCTTGCTTTTTCCACTACCCAAATCCCTAAAGGAGGAATGTTGGGTCTGGCGGAGAAAGTGGAACCTTATCCGCTGACCTCCGAATGGCACGATAGGATGGAAACCTATAAACCCGAATGTGCCGACCCGGAAGATATATTAGAAAAACTGCAATTTTCTTACGACGAAGACACCGGATTCATAATGATGAATATGTCCTTAAGAATCCCCGGCGTCGCTAACCGTTCGGTTTTTCCCGTCAGACCCTTGAGCAAGAATACTCTGATCGTCTTAGGCCACGGAAGAAACCTAGGGGATACCTTGAGTTTCGAGTTGGACGAAAAAGGAGGGGAACTTCTATCTTATTCCGGATACAGAATGAGAAAAGTGAAATTACACCACGAAACCTCGCGAGTCCACCTCCCTCCGAGCAAGACGGCATGCACTTCCAATCGGACGCTATCGCGCTTGTTAAAGAATCTTCACCTACACACTCTGAGTATTTCCAAGCAACGGGAATGA